In Zonotrichia leucophrys gambelii isolate GWCS_2022_RI chromosome 12, RI_Zleu_2.0, whole genome shotgun sequence, a single genomic region encodes these proteins:
- the SLC38A3 gene encoding sodium-coupled neutral amino acid transporter 3, with protein MDTTDVPLQAEMVELVPNGKHAAALTASTVPSLAGDRFEENQTGVAEMEEFLPHGAEKKQTHFTDFEGKTSFGMSVFNLSNAIMGSGILGLAYAMANTGIILFLFLLTAVALLSSYSIHLLLKSSGIVGIRAYEQLGYRAFGTPGKLAAAIAITLQNIGAMSSYLYIVKSEVPLVIQTFLNLEEKTTDWYMNGNYLVILVSVTIILPLALMKQLGYLGYASGFSLSCMVFFLISVIYKKFQIPCPLPEQEGNITGILNVTTVSTSDYQNGYTVLQAPEQDTCTPSFFTLNSQTAYTIPIMAFAFVCHPEVLPIYTELKDPSKKKMQCISNISIMVMYLMYFLAALFGYLTFYDRVESELLHTYNKVDPFDVLILCVRVAVLTAVTLTVPIVLFPVRRAIQQMLFQGKDFSWIRHIAIAVILLTFINLLVIFAPSILGIFGLIGATSAPCLIFIFPAIFYIRIMPKDKEPLRSTPKILAACFALLGVVFMIMSLSFIIIDWATGGGKSGGSH; from the exons ATGGATACCACGGACGTTCCCCTGCAGGCCGAGATGGTGGAGCTGGTGCCCAACGGGAAGCACGCGGCCGCACTCACCGCctccactgtcccctcactggCGGGTGACAG ATTTGAAGAGAACCAGACTGGCGTGGCAGAGATGGAGGAGTTCCTGCCCCATGGTGCAGAGAAGAAGCAGACACACTTCACTGAT TTTGAAGGGAAGACGTCTTTCGGGATGTCGGTCTTCAACCTGAGCAATGCCATCATGGGCAGCGGCATCCTGGGGCTGGCCTATGCCATGGCCAACACCGGCATCATCCTCTTCCT cttcctccTCACAGCAGTGGCCCTGCTCTCCAGCTACTCCATCCACCTGCTGCTCAAGTCCTCGGGCATTGTGG gCATCCGTGCCTATGAGCAGCTGGGCTACCGAGCCTTCGGCACGCCGGGGAAGCTGGCAGCAGCCATCGCCATCACGCTGCAGAACATCGGGG CCATGTCCAGCTACCTGTACATTGTCAAATCTGAAGTGCCTCTGGTCATCCAGACCTTCCTGAACCTGGAGGAGAAGACCAC GGACTGGTACATGAATGGGAACTACCTGGTGATCCTGGTTTCTGTCACCATTATCCTGCCCCTGGCGCTCATGAAGCAGCTGG gctaCCTTGGCTATGCCAGCGGCTTCTCCCTCAGCTGTATGGTCTTCTTCCTGATCTCG gtcATCTACAAGAAGTTCCAGATCCCCTGCCCActtccagagcaggaggggaacATCACGGGCATCCTCAATGTCACCACTGTCAGCACCAGCGACTACCAGAATGGCTACACAGTCCTCCAGGCTCCCGAGCAGGACACTTGCACACCCAGCTTCTTTACCCTGAACTCACAG ACAGCCTACACCATCCCCATCATGGCCTTCGCCTTCGTCTGCCACCCCGAGGTGCTGCCCATCTACACCGAGCTGAAGGA cccctccaagAAGAAGATGCAGTGCATCTCCAACATCTCCATCATGGTCATGTACCTCATGTACTTCTTGGCTGCCCTCTTTGGCTACCTCACGTTTTACG ACCGTGTGgagtcagagctgctgcacacgTACAACAAGGTGGATCCCTTTGATGTGCTCATCCTGTGTGTGCGTGTGGCTGTGCTGACGGCTGTCACCCTCACCGTCCCCATCGTCCTCTTCCCG gtgcgtCGGGCCATCCAGCAGATGCTGTTCCAAGGGAAAGACTTCAGCTGGATCCGCCACATCGCCATTGCTGTCATCCTGCTGACCTTCATCAACCTCCTCGTTATCTTTGCCCCCTCCATTCTCGGCATCTTTGGCTTGATTG GTgccacctctgctccctgcctcaTCTTCATCTTCCCTGCCATCTTCTACATCCGCATCATGCCCAAGGACAAGGAGCCGCTGCGCTCCACCCCCAAAATATTG GCTGCCTGCTTTGCCCTTCTCGGAGTGGTCTTCATGATCATGAGCTTGAGCTTCATCATCATCGACTGGGCCACGGGTGGGGGGAAGAGCGGCGGCAGCCACTAG